One Candidatus Neomarinimicrobiota bacterium genomic region harbors:
- a CDS encoding M20/M25/M40 family metallo-hydrolase, producing the protein MCALCGSAPLSAQIVADYRATADRIIQAAQADSFAYQRLAQLTDTFGHRLSGSRNLEEAIDWILAQMAADGLENVRGEPVMVPHWVRGKESLELLSPRLRTLPMLGLGGSVATPPRGITAPVLVVSSFDDLAANAHRARDRIVLFNAPFTTYGETVRYRWAGASAAAKVGAVASLVRSVTPHSLHTPHTGGMGYEDDVPRIPHAAITVEDAELLQRWQDRGVEAVVRLKMDARTLPDAPSRNVVAELVGRELPEEVVVMGGHIDSWDVGQGAMDDGGGCVATWEALRLLQRLHLRPRRTIRVVLWTNEENGLRGGQAYRDAYADALEDHILAIESDAGVFRPEGFGFTGSAEALAVVRSIAALLAPIGADTVTDKGGGADIGPIMEAGVPGMGLAVDRSRYFWYHHSHADTMDKLDPGELNLCVAALAVMAYVVADLPERLPR; encoded by the coding sequence ATCTGCGCTCTCTGTGGTTCCGCTCCTCTCTCGGCCCAAATTGTTGCTGACTACCGGGCCACCGCCGACCGCATTATCCAGGCGGCGCAGGCCGACAGCTTCGCTTACCAGCGGCTGGCGCAGCTGACGGACACCTTTGGCCACCGGCTTTCGGGTTCCCGCAACCTGGAGGAAGCCATCGATTGGATTCTGGCGCAAATGGCCGCCGACGGGCTGGAGAACGTGCGCGGTGAGCCGGTGATGGTGCCCCACTGGGTGCGGGGGAAGGAATCGCTGGAGCTGCTCAGCCCACGGCTGCGGACACTCCCCATGCTGGGCCTGGGCGGCTCGGTGGCGACGCCACCACGGGGCATTACGGCGCCTGTCCTGGTGGTGAGCAGTTTTGACGACCTGGCAGCCAACGCACACCGTGCCCGGGACCGCATCGTGCTGTTCAACGCACCGTTCACCACATACGGCGAGACGGTGCGCTATCGCTGGGCCGGAGCCAGCGCAGCAGCCAAGGTGGGGGCCGTGGCCAGCCTGGTGCGTTCGGTTACACCCCACTCGCTGCACACGCCCCACACCGGTGGCATGGGCTACGAGGACGACGTCCCCCGCATCCCCCACGCCGCCATCACCGTGGAGGATGCCGAGCTGCTCCAGCGCTGGCAGGACCGGGGGGTGGAGGCGGTGGTGCGGCTCAAAATGGACGCCAGAACCCTGCCCGACGCCCCGAGCCGTAACGTGGTGGCTGAGCTGGTAGGCAGGGAGCTGCCGGAAGAAGTCGTGGTGATGGGGGGCCACATCGATTCGTGGGACGTGGGCCAGGGGGCCATGGACGACGGCGGCGGCTGCGTAGCCACGTGGGAGGCGCTGCGCCTGCTCCAGCGGCTGCACCTGCGGCCCCGACGCACTATCCGCGTGGTGCTGTGGACCAACGAAGAGAACGGATTGCGCGGCGGGCAAGCCTACCGGGACGCCTATGCTGATGCCCTGGAAGACCACATTCTGGCCATAGAGTCCGACGCCGGGGTGTTCCGTCCGGAGGGGTTCGGTTTCACCGGATCGGCGGAGGCACTGGCGGTGGTGCGGAGCATCGCCGCGCTGCTGGCGCCCATCGGCGCGGACACCGTGACCGATAAGGGCGGCGGGGCCGATATCGGGCCTATCATGGAGGCAGGGGTGCCGGGTATGGGACTGGCCGTGGACCGCAGCCGCTATTTCTGGTACCACCACAGCCACGCCGACACCATGGACAAGCTGGACCCGGGCGAGCTCAACCTGTGCGTCGCGGCCCTGGCGGTGATGGCCTACGTGGTGGCGGATTTGCCGGAGCGACTGCCGAGGTAG
- a CDS encoding winged helix-turn-helix transcriptional regulator — protein MIAGEFTPPTRASFARAANLLKVLGHPARLQILLFVEEGEETVTAIQKHAGLTQAMTSQHLKVLRATGLLQRRRQRTSIYYRLDPSLGKSLLDALKRCGDLWVGLPGA, from the coding sequence ATGATTGCCGGAGAATTTACGCCACCCACCCGGGCCAGCTTTGCCCGCGCCGCGAACCTGCTGAAAGTTCTGGGTCACCCTGCCCGGCTCCAGATCCTGCTCTTTGTTGAGGAGGGCGAGGAGACCGTGACGGCCATCCAGAAACATGCCGGTCTTACGCAGGCTATGACCAGCCAGCACCTGAAGGTCCTGCGCGCCACCGGCCTCCTCCAGCGGCGGCGACAGCGCACCTCCATTTATTATCGCCTGGACCCATCCCTGGGCAAGAGCCTGCTGGATGCTCTCAAGCGGTGCGGGGATCTTTGGGTCGGTCTGCCGGGCGCCTAG
- a CDS encoding SLC13 family permease — MTPEILFMLLLLAATLVVFILEIFPMEVTALGLLGILLLTGIVDGHQATQGLSNPAVVTIGALFVLSHALTKTGVLEVAGNWIGDMVGARKWLGIGIMLVAVTLSSALLNNTAIVAIFIPLAIHFSHRFHISPSKILMPVSFAAIAGGTLTLIGTSTNLIVNSFVIEAGHAPLGMFEFARLGWLFAVMLLVYTLAFARRLLPARAALDSLTRKYHMGTYLTELRVVKESALVGQTILGVGLNQNYDTTVLAILRDKERLVEGIRSLPLRPDDIMIVRGTVDDIMRLRKEQGVALLSDIKLSDDELSSNDQVLAEGLVTRTSRLAGRTLREIDFRRHYGAFVLAVRRHGATIREKIARIHLRPSDTLLMLAPKDRITELRRSEELIIISEVKAALHRERYWWVVLLVLPLLMLLVSLGVVDILRASMLAVVLLLVIRAIDIQEAYRSVEWSVLLLIAAFVPVGYAMSETGTAQFIASGVLQVARLVPPEQAPHAALGLLYLITIVLTEMVSNNATALVLAPVGISIAATLGVDLLPFMMAVAFGASAAFMTPISYQTNMMVYGPGSYRFMDYVRFGAIPNVLVWLLGIVLIPRIWPF; from the coding sequence ATGACACCCGAAATCCTGTTCATGCTGCTGCTTCTGGCGGCCACCCTGGTGGTCTTCATACTGGAAATTTTTCCCATGGAGGTCACCGCCCTGGGCCTGCTGGGCATCCTGCTGCTCACCGGCATTGTGGACGGTCACCAGGCCACCCAGGGACTGAGCAATCCTGCCGTGGTCACCATCGGGGCACTGTTTGTCCTCAGCCATGCCCTGACCAAAACCGGCGTCCTGGAGGTGGCCGGTAACTGGATCGGCGATATGGTGGGTGCCCGGAAGTGGCTGGGCATCGGCATCATGCTGGTTGCCGTGACGCTCTCTTCGGCTCTGCTGAACAACACCGCCATCGTGGCCATTTTCATTCCGCTGGCAATCCACTTCAGCCACCGCTTCCACATCAGCCCCAGCAAAATCCTCATGCCCGTGTCCTTTGCCGCTATCGCAGGGGGCACCCTCACCCTGATTGGCACCTCCACTAACCTCATCGTGAATTCCTTCGTGATCGAGGCGGGACATGCGCCCCTGGGCATGTTCGAGTTCGCCCGTCTGGGGTGGTTGTTCGCGGTTATGTTGCTGGTCTACACGCTGGCCTTTGCCCGGCGTCTGCTCCCCGCCCGGGCAGCACTCGATTCACTCACCCGCAAATATCACATGGGTACCTACCTCACCGAATTGCGCGTCGTAAAGGAGTCTGCGCTGGTGGGCCAGACCATTCTGGGGGTAGGACTGAACCAGAACTACGATACGACGGTGCTGGCCATCCTCCGTGACAAGGAGCGGCTGGTGGAAGGTATCCGCAGCCTGCCGTTGCGACCCGACGATATCATGATCGTCCGCGGCACAGTGGACGATATCATGCGTCTGCGGAAGGAACAGGGAGTGGCGCTGCTCTCCGATATCAAACTCTCCGATGACGAGCTCTCCTCCAATGATCAGGTGCTGGCCGAGGGTCTGGTCACCCGGACCAGCCGACTTGCCGGCCGGACCCTCCGGGAGATCGACTTTCGCCGCCACTACGGTGCCTTTGTCCTGGCAGTCCGGCGGCACGGCGCCACCATCCGCGAGAAAATCGCCCGCATCCATCTGCGACCCTCCGACACGCTCCTTATGCTCGCGCCCAAAGACCGCATTACCGAACTGCGCCGCTCGGAAGAACTCATCATCATTTCCGAAGTGAAGGCCGCCCTGCACCGGGAGCGCTACTGGTGGGTGGTTCTGCTGGTGCTGCCGTTATTGATGCTGCTGGTGAGCCTGGGGGTGGTGGATATCCTGCGGGCGTCGATGCTGGCAGTGGTGCTTCTGCTGGTCATCCGGGCCATCGATATTCAGGAGGCCTACCGCTCGGTTGAGTGGTCGGTGCTGCTGCTCATCGCCGCGTTCGTACCGGTGGGCTACGCTATGTCTGAAACGGGCACGGCCCAGTTCATCGCCAGCGGGGTGCTGCAGGTGGCGCGGCTGGTACCGCCGGAGCAGGCGCCCCACGCCGCCCTCGGCCTGCTATATCTGATCACCATTGTGCTCACCGAAATGGTTTCCAACAATGCCACCGCTCTCGTCCTGGCCCCGGTGGGCATCAGCATCGCAGCCACCTTGGGGGTAGACCTGCTGCCCTTCATGATGGCGGTGGCCTTTGGCGCCTCGGCGGCGTTCATGACGCCCATCTCCTACCAGACCAACATGATGGTCTACGGTCCGGGCAGCTACCGCTTTATGGACTACGTCCGGTTCGGCGCAATTCCCAACGTGCTGGTCTGGCTGCTGGGAATCGTCCTGATTCCCAGAATTTGGCCGTTCTAG
- a CDS encoding DUF1015 domain-containing protein, with protein MAEIHPFQAITYTPVSGTDVTSLVAPPYDVIDGKARAELQARSAHNIVRLTLPADASGETRYQVAARLFQAWLQAGTLVTHDEPAFYLWEQAFRHDDSRFRRRALVARVDCAPYTPGGVMRHEHTQSGPKEDRLQLFQATGAQFSQIFGIFPDPGKAAVELLAGADTGPALLTARGDDGHTSTLYRLGDAATIRQFQALLKEVTVTIADGHHRYETSLAYFQSRGRNGATLMTLVPGSDPGLVVLPTHRSVALALEPAALQPALAPDFQVQAHPLDAWPGLYQAAVSSPEAGGVLAIPPDSSAALLIKWSRNGQAAAGPFGYGDAAVLHGELLPRALPGSELPAEAFAYYHDAHAAVTGAKSRRQWAFLLRPTSVETLLRVAREQAVLPSKSTYFYPKFLAGFVNARLD; from the coding sequence GTGGCGGAGATTCATCCCTTTCAAGCCATCACCTACACACCGGTGTCAGGCACCGACGTGACCAGCCTGGTGGCCCCGCCCTATGACGTCATTGACGGCAAGGCCAGGGCGGAGCTGCAGGCCCGCAGCGCCCATAACATTGTCCGGCTCACCCTGCCCGCCGACGCCTCCGGCGAGACCCGTTACCAGGTGGCGGCGCGGCTGTTTCAGGCCTGGCTGCAAGCGGGCACGCTGGTGACCCACGATGAGCCTGCCTTCTACCTCTGGGAACAGGCCTTTCGCCACGATGACTCACGCTTCCGCCGCAGGGCTCTGGTGGCTCGGGTGGACTGCGCGCCCTATACCCCTGGCGGGGTCATGCGCCATGAGCATACTCAGTCAGGGCCCAAGGAGGACCGGCTGCAATTGTTCCAGGCCACCGGCGCCCAGTTCAGTCAGATATTCGGCATTTTCCCCGACCCCGGCAAGGCCGCCGTTGAGCTCCTCGCCGGCGCGGACACTGGCCCGGCCCTGCTCACCGCCCGCGGCGACGATGGCCACACCTCCACCCTCTACCGCCTTGGCGATGCTGCCACTATCCGTCAATTTCAAGCCCTGCTCAAGGAAGTGACCGTCACCATCGCAGATGGGCACCATCGCTACGAGACCAGCCTGGCTTACTTTCAGTCCCGGGGCCGCAACGGCGCCACGCTCATGACCCTGGTCCCCGGCAGCGATCCCGGCCTGGTGGTGCTCCCCACTCACCGCAGCGTGGCGCTGGCTTTGGAGCCCGCGGCGTTGCAGCCGGCGCTGGCCCCGGACTTCCAGGTGCAAGCCCACCCCCTGGACGCGTGGCCCGGACTGTACCAGGCGGCGGTGTCCAGTCCAGAGGCCGGCGGCGTACTGGCAATACCGCCGGATAGCAGCGCGGCACTGCTCATCAAATGGAGCCGCAATGGTCAAGCTGCGGCGGGCCCATTTGGTTATGGCGATGCGGCGGTTCTGCACGGTGAGCTGCTGCCCAGGGCGCTGCCCGGGAGTGAACTTCCCGCCGAGGCCTTCGCCTATTATCACGATGCCCACGCCGCAGTAACGGGTGCCAAAAGTCGCCGCCAGTGGGCCTTTCTGTTGCGGCCCACCTCTGTGGAGACACTGCTACGGGTGGCCCGGGAGCAGGCCGTGCTGCCGTCCAAGTCGACCTACTTTTACCCAAAGTTTCTGGCAGGCTTTGTCAATGCCCGGCTGGACTGA